The Caldilineales bacterium sequence ACTCGAAGGCCGAGGGGAGGCGCCGCGGCCTGGGGGCAAAGGCGGGCAGCGGGTGGCCGTGCGCGGCGGTCTTGTCTACCAACACCCGCAGGCCGCGGGCCAGCACATCCTGGAAGGGAAAGCGCGCCAGCATCACCGCCAGGCTGCCATCGGCGGCAGCAATGACGACATCGACCTTGACGCCGCCACTCATCAACACCAGCCATTCGGGCAGGCCACCGGCCAGGCTGAGGGCCGGGGCAATCACCTCGCCCCAGGCCGCCAGCCAGCCGGCGCCGGTGGTGTAGATCTCGGGTTGGGTGGAGAAGAGAATCAGGTCGAGATCCGACCAGACATCGGCGGGGTGGGAACTGCGGGCGCGCGAGCCAACGACGACGATGGCGCCGACATCCTCGCGGCCGGCCGCCCAGGCGGCAATGGTTGTTTCGAGATGAGAAAGAGGGTCGTTCATGGCAGCACCAGGATAGCTTCGACAGTTTGAGCGGAGGATGATACAATAGCTGTGGCGAGACAAGCTCAGACGCCAAAGGAGAATGACTATGGCAGAATCGATTCTCGAACCACCAACCAGGGAGATGGAGGCTGCCGTGCGCGTGATCGCCCGGGTGAAGCTAGAGCCGGCGCCGATTCCGGCTGTCTCTGAGGCGGGTACTGATGGAGAGGCGCCAGACGAGGTGCCAGAGGCCTTTAGAGACGCCTTCGCAGGCCAGGAGAACTTGCCGCTTTATTACCTCCCTGTTCCCGACATCTCCCATCTGATTACAGAGGATGATACACCCGTGGACAATATCTTCTCGGAGAAACAGCAGCGCCTCCTGGTCGCACCCCTGTATTCCAGTTGGCAAAGCGGGCGCCCCTTCGCGGCCTTTGCCAATGTGGGCATCTACTCCGCCATCAATCGGGCCGTCATCGTCCCCGATGCTTTTCTGAGCCTGGATGTGAAAACGCCCAACGACGTGTGGGCCAAGCGAAATCGTTGTTACCTGCTTTGGGAATACGGGAAACCGCCCGAAATTGTGATCGAGATCGTCTCGAACAAAAAGGGGGGTGAGAACGATGTCAAAATGGCCGAGTACGCCCGCATGGGCGCCTCATTCTATGCGGTTTTCGACCCCCAAAAACTGATCCAGAGCGAACCACTGATTGTGTATGAGAGGCGTGGCGAGAAGTTCGTGCGCAGGGAAGATGCACAGCTCGGCGACACCGGCCTGGGGCTGATCATCTGGGAAGGCGCCTACGAAGGCGTGGAACAACAATGGCTGCGCTGGTGCGATGCGACCGGCGCCGTCATTCCCACCGGCAAAGAGCGCGCAAACCAGGAGCGGCAACTGGCCGAACAAGAACGGCAACGAGCTGAGCAGGAACGCCAGAGGGCCGAACGCCTGGCCGCTCAACTCCGGGCCTTGAACATCGAGCCTGAAGCCTAGGGCCGTTGGCAGTCCAGACTCCAGCCATGTCGCCAGGCCACACCCCTCAACGCGAAATGCCTTCGCCGCAGGATGCCGCCCGGCTCTTGCTGCAACTCCGGCGCCGGCAGGAGATGAGTCATCGCCACATCGAGGGCGATAGCATCGCGCCGCAACTGGCGTTGTTCCGGGCCTGGCAATCGCAACGGCTGGCGACCACACACGCCGATCTCTTGCAGAACCCGCGCTACCGCCCGGCCTGCCTGTTCTTCCTCGAAGACATCTACGCGCCCAAGGACTTCAGCCAGCGTAATCACGACATCGTGCGTATGCACGACTTCATGCTGCGTTTCCTCCCCGCCCGCCTCATCCGCACCCTCACCCTGGCCATCGAACTAAACACCCTGACCGAGACGCTCGACGAGGCCCTGTTGTCGGTGATGGTAGACCAGCTGGGGGTGAAGGACAGCATCACGCAAGCGCACTATGCCGAAGGCTACCGTCTCTGCCATAACTACGACGAACGCAAGCGGCAGATCGACCTGATCATCGAGGTGGGGCATGGCCTCGACCGCCTGACCCGCCTGCCGCTGGTCGGTTGGACGCTGCACATGGCCCGCGGCCCGGCCCACCGCGGGGGGTGGCAGGAGATGCAGGGCTTTTTGGAACGCGGCTTCACGGCCTTCAAACACATGCACGGCGCCCAGGAATTCCTGAGCCTCGTCCAGCGCCGGGAGATGGACATCCTCGACCGCATCTTCGCCGGCGCCAATGAACTCTAAGGAGCAGACCGCCATGCCATCGCTGTCCCTTTCTGACTTCCCCCGCCCACCCGAAGACAACGGGCGCGGCGTGCACTGGACGGTCAACGTCTATCCGCCTGATGCGGCCACGATGCAGCGTTGGATCGAGCACCTGAAGGCCCTGCAGATCAAGTGGCTCAAGCTGCTGGACGATTCCGGCGGCTCGTCGGCGCCGTTGGTGCGGGCGCTGATCGAGAACGGCATCATGCCGGTCGTGCGCCTCTATCGTGAACACCCCAATCCCGGCCATCTCGACGGCCGCGGCCAGGTGGCCGTGCGCACGCTCATCGCCGCCGGCGCTCGCTACATCGAGACCAACAACGAACCGGACCTGCCCGCCGAGTGGGAGGACAACCACCGGCCCGCCAACTGGCTCGACATCGTCGTCGACAACTTCATCTGGGATGCCGATTTCATCCTGGGCGAAGGCGGCCTGCCGGCCTTCCCAGCCATGGGGCCTGGCAACAAGAGCAACGGCATCGAGCGGGTGGTGCAAAAGGGCCGCAAAGACCTCTTCGAGCGCGGAGCCTGGGTGGCCATCCACAACTACACCCTCAACCACCCCCTCGACTATCCCTCCGACCCGGTCAACCAAAGCGGCCAGCCGTTGACGGCAGAGGAATACGAGGCCCTGAAGGCATGGCAATACAGCCATCTCACGCCCGAACAGGCCGAACAGCACGGCATCAGCCGCGAAGACTACTTCAAGTATCAGAACTGGGCCTGGGATGGGCGCACGCTGGAGATGGTCAACGAACTGCGGGCGCAAAGCAAGAACCCTGGCCAGACGATCTTGCAGGATGCCAACTGCTTTCGCGCCTTCGAGTTCTTCGGTCAGCAGATCGAGACCGCGCTCGGCTTTCATGTGCCGGTGATCAGCACCGAAGGCGGGCCGGTGGTGGGCTGGGGCGATGACCGTCGCTACGCCAAGATGAACCCGGCCACGCAGGCCGAGATGCAGATGGGGATCATGCGCTTCATGCAGGATGAAACCCCGCCCTGGTATTTCAGCTGCTGCACCTGGCTGCTGGCCTCGAAACCGCTTGGCGACTTCAACCCCACCTGGGACCAGATGTCGTGGACCACCCATGCCTGGGATCAGCAGTTTGGGCTTCAGGGCGAGCTGCCGTTGGTGCAGATGCTGCGCGACACACCCGCCCTCGTCCGCCATGAACTGCGCCAGATCGTCAACCCTGGCGCAGTCGAAGGGCTGGTCTCCGACCGGACCGGCGCCCCGCTGCCTGGCCTGAGCCTGCGGCTGCGCCAGGACGAAAAGAACATCGCCGCCGTGCTGACCGACATCGAGGGCCGTTATCGTCTGCCGGCGCCGCCCGGCCGTTACGACCTGATCATGGATTGGGTTGGCGCCGTCGCCCAGGACATCAGCCTCGAGGCCGGGGACGTCGATGTCATCGACCTGCCCGGCTTCGACCCAGCCGGCGCCTTCAGCATCACCGCCATCGTCCGCCAGCCATCGGGCCAGCCGCAGTCGGGCGTGAATGTGGCCTTGCGACGGCGCGGCCTCAGCCACGCCACGGCCACCAGCGACGCCATCGGCGTCGTCACCTTCCGGCCTGGCGTGGCCGGCGCCTACGCCCTCGCAGCCGCAGGCGGCAGCGCCATGGTCACGGTCGATCCCGAGCGACCGCTCGCCACAGCCGACCTGACCGTACCTGCTCCGGCCGGCCAGCGCTACTTCCTGACCACCAAACGCCTGCTGCCCCGCGCCGAAAGCGGCAACGACAGCCTCTTCTTTGGCCGGGTGGTGGACGCAGCCGGTCGCGGCCTCAGAAACATCGAACTGGAGATGCGGTGGGTCAACGCCGCGCCGGGGACGACCTTCCCCCGCGCTCGCACCGGCCAGAATCCCTTCAAACCCGACCCCGATGGCTACTACGATTTCTTCCATTCGCAAGGCGAATTCATGGTGCAGGTCGTCCAGGGCGATTTTCCCGGCGAGACGGCGGATGGACTGCTCACCAACATCTCCGGCCGCGAGGGCGAGGCCATCACCTACGAGATCGACTTCCAGCTTCGGGCCGAATCGGCGCCGGTTCCGGCCCAGAGCCTGGTGACAGGTCGCATCGCTGGCGGTCGCGCCGGCCAATCGGTGAGGCTGTGGAATGCCCAACAACACCGCGACCTTGTCCTCGACCCCACCTGCCAATTCCGCTTCAGCGAATTGCCGGCGGGCGTCTATGACCTGGAGCTGGCCGGGGTAGGCGTCATCCGGCCCGACCTGACCCTGGATGGCAGCAATCAGATCAACCTCGACTTTCCCTTGCAGGGCGCCATCATCGGCCAGATCGCCAACCCGGACCCCGACCAACGCCGCCTCAGCCTCATCTCCGAGAACTACGGTTTCAGCCGCCACGCCGAACTGACGCCCGACAACTGGTATCGCTTCAGCAACCTGCCGGCGGGCGTTTACCGGGTGGAGATGGGCGATGCCATGCTGGCCGGGCTGGTGAACGACGGCCTGACCCCTCTGCAGGCGCCCGTGCTCACAATCGGGACCTCGCCGGCGCCCACCAACAGCCTCATTCGCGGCAGCATCCGCACCCCGGCCGGGCAGCCGGCAACGGCTCTGGCCCTGAATCTTCGACGCGGGGGGCAGCCGGTTGGAATAGCCAGCACAGATAACGGCGGGGCCTTTGCTTTTGGCGGTCTGGCGGCCGGCGTTTATGACCTGCTGACGGCGGAACAGACCCTGGCCGGCGGCCTGAGACTGGACGGCAGCAACACGGTCGAACTGGCGCTCACCTTCGGCAGGCAGACGCCCTCCGGCAAGCCGTTGTGGCGCTACTATCTGCTGGCGATGGCCTCCCCCCACCTGACGCCAACGCTCGTGCGCTTGGCCGGCCCCTGGCTGGCGACGCAGCCGCAGGGTGTGGTCGGTTTCAGCCTGGAGGAAGCGGCGCGGGCCGAGACCGTGGTCGCCATCGGCGATGGCGCCGGCGATGCCGACCTGGCCTGGCTGCAAGCGGCCGGTGTTCGAATCGTGGATCGGCGCCACGACCTCTTGACCCTTGCCAACTTGTTGGCGCCCGCCTCCGATCTCGATCGAGGAGTACGACCATGACCGATCCGATCAATGACGCCGAAGCCTACGGCGTACGCATCGTCCCAACCTCGGTAGCGCCGGGCGCCGATTACTGGCAGATCACCCGCGTGCATCACCTGCCGCCGGAGGTGAACAACGGCCGGCATCACCTGTTCTTCGACGCCCTCGACGCCGCCGGACAGCGTGCTTTTGGCGCCCACATCCTCATCAGGTGGCCCGGCGGCAGCCATGAAGTCATCATCGACAAGCCCTTGCCCGAACCCGGGGCCAACGAGCCGCTATGGGCCAAACAGGTGGTCAGCGCCGAAGCCCTGGGGCTGCCATCCGACCGGGCCGAAAACCTCCACACCGGCCACCCCGACGAAGCCCCCGGCAACACCCTCTTCCACCACTCGTTCGAGATCACCTTCCGCCGCGCCACCGCCGGCCAGCCGGCAGCGGAAAGCGTGATCAGGGGCAGCATCCCTGGCGGGGCCGGGCACACCCTGGTCTTGCGGGCGGAGGGCGGCAGCGAGCGCATGACGCTGGCAGCCGGCGACGACAGCTATCGTTTCGAGGGGCTGGCGGCAGGCCGCTATACCGTGGCCGACCAGCAGGATGGGCGCCGGATCGGGCCGGTGGAAGTCAACGGCGTCGACGAAGTCGTCGCCAACTTCCCCGCCCTGCCGGTGGATAAGCCGCTCGGCCACTACTTCCTCTTCGGCCCGCCCGATCAACCCGCTTCCCGGCTCTATATCGACTTGCTGGCCGAACACCTGGCCACCCGCCGCCTGGCTTTTGGTTTCAGCCCGGCCGACGCCGCCAAGGCGGCCGGCGTCAGTCTGGTCGGCGAGCACGCCGCCGCCACCCTGGCCGCCCTACAAGCGGCCGGCGTCCAGGTCGAACAGCTGCCCCTTGACCCCGCCGAACTCCTGAGGGCGCTGATCCCCCCCACGCGCGACATCCTCGCCCGGCCGTAACGGTGTGGCTGTGGCCGCGCACAAAGACACAGACATGACCGGCAACCGTCCCCGGCGCGGTCGGTGGTTGGCTCTGGCCGGGCTGACCGCGCTGGCGCTGCTCTTCCGCTTCTACCGGCTGGGCGAGCTACCACCGGGGCTACATTACGACGAAGCCTTCGATGGGCTGGATGCTTTTGGCCTGCTGAGCACGCCCCTGGGCCGGTGGCCGCTGTTCTTCACCGGCAATTTCGGTCGCGAGCCGTTGTTCATGGTCTTGCTGGCGGCCTCACAGGCGCTTTTCGGCCCGACGACGTTCAGCTTGCGTCTGGTCCCTGCCCTGTTGGGCGCGCTGCTGACGCCGGCCCTGGTCTGGCTGGGGTGGGAAATGGGGCCAGGGCTGGGGGTCGGCAACCGGCCCCGCTTTGCCCTCTGGGCGGGCGCGGGGGCGCTGGCCTTGCTGTGGACGCAGGTCTTTGCCCGCTATGCCATCCGCATCGAACTGTTCGCCCTCGTCATCGTCCTGGTCTTCGCCGGGCTGTGGCGGGCCTGGCGCACCCAACGCTGGCGGTGGTGGGCGGCGGCGGGGATCCTGGCCGGGCTGAGTTTCTACACCTATCTGCCGGCCCGTCTGCTGCCGTTGGTCTTCATCCCTATGGGCGCCTGGGCCGTGTGGCGCAGCCGGCCCGCCCTGCAGACCCGGCTGCCCGGCCTGACCCTGGCGACGGTTCTGGCGCTGCTGGTCGCCCTCCCCCTGGCGCTCTACTTCGTCCGCAACCCGGTCTCGTTCGCCACCCGCACGGCCCAGGTCAGCATCGTGGGGCAGGGCGCCGGGGCCATCCTCCACAACCTCAAGGCGATCCTGGAGATGCCGTTGCTGGCGGGTGACGCCAATCCCCGCTACAACCTACCTGGCCGTCCGGTGCTGGACCCGTCGATGGCCTTTCCTTTCCTGGTCGGCCTGGCTTTCCTCGTCCGCTTCATCCTGCGCCCGGCCGCGCTTTTCCTGCTCTCGTGGCTGCTGGTCATGCTGCTGCCCACCTTGCTCAGCGAACATGCGCCCTCGTTTCAGCGCGCCATCGGCGCCGCCCCCGCCTTTGCCCTCCTCCTCGCCCTCGGCCTCGAGTCCGTGGTCGGCTGGGCCGGAAGGCGTTGGCGGCGGGCCGAGATGTGGCTGGGGTGGGCGGGATGGGCGGCGCTGGCCGTCTCCACCCTGCTCACATGGCGGTCGTTCGGCGTCTGGAGCGCCTCACCCGAACTGTTTTTCGCTCGCGACCTCGGTTTCGCCCAACTGGCGGCGGCTTTCGGCCGCGACGCCCGGCGCCCGGTCTATCTCAGCCCGCGCGGGAACGACCACCCCACCGTCCGTTATCTGCTGCTGGATGACCCGACCCCACCCGACCTGCACGGCTTCGATGGCCGCATCTGCGTCCGCATCCCCGCCGGCGCAGCCGACTACTACTTCTTGACCCAGGAAGACTTCCGCGGCCCGGCGCTGTTGGCCTCCTACCTGCCGGATGGCGTCTCGCAAGTCGTGGTCGCCGATCCCTATGGCCGGCCGTGGGCCGCCAGGCTGCGCCAGCCTGAGTCCGGTCGCGTCCAACTGCCGGAAATGACGCCGCACCCGACCGAGATGAGCGAAGGCATCCGCTTCCTGGGCTATTGGCTGAGCGCAACCGCCCTGAAACCAGGCGAGCGGCTCTATGTCCGGCTGTTCTGGCAGAGCCAGGCCGTCCCCCGGCTCGATTACACCACCTTCGTCCACCTGCTGAGCGTCGGGGCTGATGGCTCAGTCGCACGGCTGGCGGGGACCGATGCGCCACCGGGAAACGGCTCCTGCCCGACCTCGGGCTGGCTGGCCGGTGAAACCATCATCGATGAGCTTCAGCTCGAACTCCCCGCCGATCTGGCGGCCGGCGACTACGCCCTGGCCGTTGGTTTCTACGACCCCGCCAGCGGCCAGCGCCTGGCCGCACCCGGCCATCCCGACGATCAGATCATCCTGGGGCCGTGGCAGGTGGACTGACTGCCGGCCCTAGCCCACGGCCTCGGCCGGCTCGGACCTGGGTAGCGACATCGTGACCGGCGGCGGCGGGACAAAGCTGGGCTGCGGAGCCTGCTGATGGGGATAAGCGCCGCAATGCGGGCAGCGTTTCCATTCGGGGTCGAGCAGACGGCTGCATTGCGGACAAGGCTGCCGAAGCTCGGTCTCGCAGAAGGGGCAGAACTGCCACTCGCTTTCGACCGGCCGGCCGCACTTGTGGCAGTTCTTGGCGGTTTCGATCTCGCGTAGCAGGGCCTCTTCTTCCAGCGCCCGGTCGTACTGCTCGGCCAGGGTGGTGCGCGGGCGGATCAGCAAGTAGAGCAGAACGCCGAGGATGTTGAAGATGGCCACCAGCAGGGTGGCAAGGATGGCGGCAAAGATGTCGGCCGAGCGGGTGCGGATATCGCGCCAGGTCCAGATGACGAGACCGACCCAAAAGGCGACCAGGAGGCCGCCGACGACGGCGACGACCCATTCCAGGCCGACGCCGATAAGATTAGCAAGCTGTTCAGGCATCGATGACAAGACTCCGAAAAAATACGGCGCCGCGCAGGGGCGCGGCAAGCAATGATAGCACAGCCTGCCCGGAGACGAAAAAAGCCCCCAGAACAAAAATCCGGGACCGGCACGCGCCGGCGTCGCGCCCCTCAGACCGGGATCAGGCCGGCTCCCCTATCCAGATCCCTTCCACCAACTCGATCGCCAGCCCCAGCGCCTGGGCGAGAACATCGGTGTTGCGCCCGGCATCCCACAGCTCCATGGCGGCGTTGCCGTCGGCCAGGGCTTCGATCTGCAACCAGCCGTGGGCCAGGTCGAGATGGCAGCGCAGGTCGCGGATGACCTGATGCCGGCCGCGCTCGAAATACTCGGCCAGCCGCAGCATCCCGGCCAGGGCGACGAGGGCGTTTTCGTCGGCAGGCATGGCCAGAAGGGGAGCCAGTTCGCCGGCCTTGGGCGCGCCTTTGCTGCGATGGTAGCGACAGAGGAGGGCAATCAGGGCCAGCTCGCGCGGGGAGTAGCCGGGTAGATCGTGGGCAAGGATGATGTAGCTGGAGTGCAGGTGGTGGAATTGATAATCGATGGCGGCGCCGATGTCGTGCAACAGTCCGGCGGCCCAGAGCAGTTGGCGATAGGCCGGGTCAAGCCGGTGCGCGACTTGCAGGTCATCGAACAAGCGCAGGGCAAGGTGGGCGACATGGTGGCTGTGCGCGTTGTCATAACCAAAGCTGCGGGCCAGACTGAGGATGCTGAACTGGCGCAGGTTGGGGATGATCGGCTGTTCCTGACCCTCGAGGAAGCGCTCGTAGAACACCCCCTCGCGCAGCCCCTGGCGCGTCACGGTCAGGGCGCCGAAGTTGCTGTGCCGCAAGAGGGCGCTGTAGACCAGAGCGCCGGCATGGATGATGTCGGCGCGGTCGTAGTTCAGCCCAGGCACGGCCGTGCGCCGCTTGAGCGAAAGCCGCCACAACTGGTCGGCGATCTCGTGGACGGAGCCGGCATCCAGCACATAGCCCTGCACGGTGTCCAGCGGCAGCTGCCGGCGGGCCTGATCGATTTGGGCCAGGTTGCGGATGGCGCCGCCGATGGCCGCCAGATCATCGCCGGGCCGGGCATGGAACCAATCGAGGGCGGCGAATTGTTCGGCCAGATGGTGTTCCAGGGCCGCGACTTTGGCCGCCGTCACCCGGTCGGGGCCAAGGAATAGCTCGGTCGTGCGCAAAGCCCCCAACGGCAGGCTGAGGCAGCGCCCCGGCAGGCCCTCTCGCACTTCGGTCACTTGCAGGCTGCCGCCGCCCAGGTCGATGACGAACCCTTCTTGTAGACCGGTGGAGTTGATGGCGCCGAGTGCGCCGTAGTAGCCCTCTTCCTCGCCCGTGAGGACGCGCAACTTCCACCCGGTTTCGGCCTGGGCGCGGGCCAGAAACGCAGCCCGGTTGCCGCCATCGCGCACGGCGCTGGTGGCCACCACCGTCACATCCTGCACCCCCAGCGCCTGGCAAAGGGCGTGGAACATGCGTAGGGCGTTCAAGCCGCGGTCGATGGCAGCGGCGCGCAGGATGTTGGTCTCGCCCATGCCCTCGCGCAGCCGCACCACCTCGCGCACCTCGTCGGCCAGCCGGAAGTAGCGCCCCGGTTCGTATTCATAGATCACCAGGCGCGTGGTGTTGGAGCCGAGATCGACGATGCCAAGACGTTGGGGCATGGGGGTTATTGGGGATTGGAGATTGGAGATTGGAGATTGTCGATGGCTGGACAAGGAGATGAGTGGGTGCGTGGTGCGTGGTGCGTGGTGCGTCTTCCGTGGTGCGTGGTGCGTGGTGCGTCTTCCGTGGTGCGTGGTGCGTGAGGATCGCCGACGTTTTCTCACGTTTCACGCCTCACGTTTCACGTTTCACGGAACACGGAACACGGAACACGCAACCCGGAACCCGCCCCCCTCTCATCCATAATCGACGATGCTGTAACGATGCAGTTTGTCCAGGCGGTGGGTGGCGCTGATCATGCGCAGGGTGCCAGAGCGGGAGCGGATGATCATGCTGTGAGTGGTGGCGCCGCCGCCGAAATAGCGCACGCCGCGCAGGAGTTCACCGTTGGTGATGCCGGTGGCGGCAAAAAAGACGTCGTCGCTCTGCACCAGGTCGTTGTTGTTC is a genomic window containing:
- a CDS encoding aminoglycoside 6-adenylyltransferase, translated to MNDPLSHLETTIAAWAAGREDVGAIVVVGSRARSSHPADVWSDLDLILFSTQPEIYTTGAGWLAAWGEVIAPALSLAGGLPEWLVLMSGGVKVDVVIAAADGSLAVMLARFPFQDVLARGLRVLVDKTAAHGHPLPAFAPRPRRLPSAFEFENACFGFLVAADKTARLLRRGDLWRAKMLCDADLKARLLTFLEWQAQAGHGQDDDTWYDGRFLAEWADPAALSALPATFAAYSLADVWRALRASTALFRRLAADCAESWHLPFPAPACEQLLAQWEDADSG
- a CDS encoding Uma2 family endonuclease; protein product: MAESILEPPTREMEAAVRVIARVKLEPAPIPAVSEAGTDGEAPDEVPEAFRDAFAGQENLPLYYLPVPDISHLITEDDTPVDNIFSEKQQRLLVAPLYSSWQSGRPFAAFANVGIYSAINRAVIVPDAFLSLDVKTPNDVWAKRNRCYLLWEYGKPPEIVIEIVSNKKGGENDVKMAEYARMGASFYAVFDPQKLIQSEPLIVYERRGEKFVRREDAQLGDTGLGLIIWEGAYEGVEQQWLRWCDATGAVIPTGKERANQERQLAEQERQRAEQERQRAERLAAQLRALNIEPEA
- a CDS encoding carboxypeptidase-like regulatory domain-containing protein, which encodes MPSLSLSDFPRPPEDNGRGVHWTVNVYPPDAATMQRWIEHLKALQIKWLKLLDDSGGSSAPLVRALIENGIMPVVRLYREHPNPGHLDGRGQVAVRTLIAAGARYIETNNEPDLPAEWEDNHRPANWLDIVVDNFIWDADFILGEGGLPAFPAMGPGNKSNGIERVVQKGRKDLFERGAWVAIHNYTLNHPLDYPSDPVNQSGQPLTAEEYEALKAWQYSHLTPEQAEQHGISREDYFKYQNWAWDGRTLEMVNELRAQSKNPGQTILQDANCFRAFEFFGQQIETALGFHVPVISTEGGPVVGWGDDRRYAKMNPATQAEMQMGIMRFMQDETPPWYFSCCTWLLASKPLGDFNPTWDQMSWTTHAWDQQFGLQGELPLVQMLRDTPALVRHELRQIVNPGAVEGLVSDRTGAPLPGLSLRLRQDEKNIAAVLTDIEGRYRLPAPPGRYDLIMDWVGAVAQDISLEAGDVDVIDLPGFDPAGAFSITAIVRQPSGQPQSGVNVALRRRGLSHATATSDAIGVVTFRPGVAGAYALAAAGGSAMVTVDPERPLATADLTVPAPAGQRYFLTTKRLLPRAESGNDSLFFGRVVDAAGRGLRNIELEMRWVNAAPGTTFPRARTGQNPFKPDPDGYYDFFHSQGEFMVQVVQGDFPGETADGLLTNISGREGEAITYEIDFQLRAESAPVPAQSLVTGRIAGGRAGQSVRLWNAQQHRDLVLDPTCQFRFSELPAGVYDLELAGVGVIRPDLTLDGSNQINLDFPLQGAIIGQIANPDPDQRRLSLISENYGFSRHAELTPDNWYRFSNLPAGVYRVEMGDAMLAGLVNDGLTPLQAPVLTIGTSPAPTNSLIRGSIRTPAGQPATALALNLRRGGQPVGIASTDNGGAFAFGGLAAGVYDLLTAEQTLAGGLRLDGSNTVELALTFGRQTPSGKPLWRYYLLAMASPHLTPTLVRLAGPWLATQPQGVVGFSLEEAARAETVVAIGDGAGDADLAWLQAAGVRIVDRRHDLLTLANLLAPASDLDRGVRP
- a CDS encoding zinc ribbon domain-containing protein produces the protein MPEQLANLIGVGLEWVVAVVGGLLVAFWVGLVIWTWRDIRTRSADIFAAILATLLVAIFNILGVLLYLLIRPRTTLAEQYDRALEEEALLREIETAKNCHKCGRPVESEWQFCPFCETELRQPCPQCSRLLDPEWKRCPHCGAYPHQQAPQPSFVPPPPVTMSLPRSEPAEAVG
- a CDS encoding Ppx/GppA family phosphatase — its product is MPQRLGIVDLGSNTTRLVIYEYEPGRYFRLADEVREVVRLREGMGETNILRAAAIDRGLNALRMFHALCQALGVQDVTVVATSAVRDGGNRAAFLARAQAETGWKLRVLTGEEEGYYGALGAINSTGLQEGFVIDLGGGSLQVTEVREGLPGRCLSLPLGALRTTELFLGPDRVTAAKVAALEHHLAEQFAALDWFHARPGDDLAAIGGAIRNLAQIDQARRQLPLDTVQGYVLDAGSVHEIADQLWRLSLKRRTAVPGLNYDRADIIHAGALVYSALLRHSNFGALTVTRQGLREGVFYERFLEGQEQPIIPNLRQFSILSLARSFGYDNAHSHHVAHLALRLFDDLQVAHRLDPAYRQLLWAAGLLHDIGAAIDYQFHHLHSSYIILAHDLPGYSPRELALIALLCRYHRSKGAPKAGELAPLLAMPADENALVALAGMLRLAEYFERGRHQVIRDLRCHLDLAHGWLQIEALADGNAAMELWDAGRNTDVLAQALGLAIELVEGIWIGEPA